One region of Bacteroidales bacterium genomic DNA includes:
- the gldN gene encoding gliding motility protein GldN encodes MKRLVLFFFLGVIIFAGNPQESQAQSIDDNVYTKENVPGKKPLNYVSLREADVMWSKKLWQMIDLRKRMNQVLYFPENEMDDRKSLIQVIMHGIDNEGLTAYRSDQFKEMYSTDEVYQEMGAGEETQQIQQPDGSTKDTVIQTGVRYDEIKKYLIKEQWVFDRKYSDLRVRVVGICPIREFIDDDTGEKRKSQAFWIYYPEARNLLANFEIFNRKNDAQRISYEDWFQQRRFNSYVVQETNVYGNRLINEYTTGKNTLLEAREIRNEIFEFEHDLWEY; translated from the coding sequence ATGAAACGACTAGTTCTGTTTTTCTTCTTAGGAGTCATCATTTTTGCGGGAAACCCCCAGGAATCTCAAGCTCAATCCATTGACGACAATGTGTATACCAAGGAAAACGTCCCCGGGAAAAAGCCTCTCAATTATGTTTCCCTAAGAGAAGCCGATGTCATGTGGTCGAAAAAATTATGGCAGATGATTGATCTCCGGAAAAGGATGAACCAGGTGCTGTATTTCCCGGAAAACGAAATGGATGACCGCAAAAGCCTTATACAGGTTATTATGCATGGCATTGATAATGAAGGATTAACTGCGTATCGCAGCGATCAGTTTAAGGAAATGTATTCAACGGATGAGGTGTACCAAGAGATGGGGGCAGGTGAAGAAACCCAGCAGATCCAACAACCCGATGGATCCACTAAGGATACGGTTATACAGACTGGAGTGCGTTATGATGAGATAAAAAAATATTTGATCAAGGAGCAATGGGTATTTGACCGTAAATACTCGGATTTGAGGGTCCGGGTGGTTGGTATTTGCCCCATCCGTGAATTTATTGACGATGATACCGGAGAAAAAAGGAAAAGTCAGGCATTTTGGATTTATTATCCCGAAGCAAGGAATTTACTGGCCAATTTTGAAATATTCAACCGGAAAAATGATGCACAAAGGATCAGCTATGAGGATTGGTTCCAGCAAAGAAGATTCAATTCCTATGTGGTACAGGAAACCAATGTTTACGGCAACCGATTAATTAATGAGTATACTACAGGCAAGAACACATTGCTGGAGGCCCGCGAAATACGGAATGAGATATTCGAATTCGAGCATGACCTTTGGGAATATTAG
- a CDS encoding mannose-1-phosphate guanylyltransferase — protein sequence MKNNTFSIIMAGGTGTRFWPLSTKNQPKQFLDILGTGRTLLQQTFDRLSKISPVRNIYIVTNEIYQELVKEQLPELSENQILLEPEKRNTAPCIAYANYKIQKINPNANIVVSPSDHLIQNEEQFIQILNEGLNFTEKHDALLTLGIKPHRPETGYGYIQRENSQEVDGYKNLHKVKTFTEKPNYDLAKKFYESGEYYWNSGIFIWSLQSIMNSFAKHLPDIDQFFKEGENVYDTPEESEFIANVYFQCKSISIDYGIMEKSENVYVLASNFGWADLGTWGSLQEFLHKDENGNSVYGDNVMLYDVEDSIVNFSNDKMVVIKGLKDYIIIESDNKLIIYNKKDEQEIKEIVEEIKEKKGEEYI from the coding sequence ATGAAAAACAACACATTTTCTATTATTATGGCGGGAGGCACAGGGACAAGATTCTGGCCCCTGAGTACTAAAAATCAACCGAAACAGTTTTTGGATATTTTAGGGACGGGCAGGACATTGCTTCAGCAAACTTTTGACAGGCTTTCAAAGATCAGTCCCGTTCGGAATATTTATATTGTAACCAATGAAATATATCAGGAACTGGTTAAGGAACAATTGCCTGAGCTGAGTGAAAATCAGATTTTGCTGGAACCTGAAAAAAGGAACACAGCTCCTTGTATTGCTTATGCAAACTATAAAATTCAAAAGATCAACCCCAATGCAAATATTGTGGTTTCCCCTTCGGATCATTTAATACAAAATGAAGAACAATTTATCCAAATTCTCAATGAAGGGCTTAATTTCACCGAAAAACACGATGCTTTGCTTACACTTGGCATTAAGCCCCACCGTCCGGAAACAGGATACGGATATATCCAAAGAGAAAACAGCCAGGAAGTAGACGGATATAAAAATCTTCATAAAGTAAAAACGTTTACTGAAAAACCCAACTATGATCTGGCAAAAAAATTTTACGAAAGCGGAGAGTATTACTGGAATTCCGGCATATTTATCTGGTCGCTTCAATCCATTATGAATTCTTTTGCAAAACATCTCCCGGATATTGATCAATTTTTCAAGGAAGGAGAGAACGTGTATGACACGCCCGAGGAATCGGAATTTATTGCTAATGTATATTTCCAATGCAAAAGCATATCCATTGATTACGGAATAATGGAAAAATCAGAAAATGTCTATGTATTGGCTTCCAATTTTGGATGGGCCGATTTGGGTACGTGGGGTTCCCTTCAGGAATTTTTACACAAGGATGAAAATGGCAACTCCGTATATGGTGATAACGTCATGTTATATGATGTGGAAGATTCCATTGTCAATTTTTCAAATGACAAAATGGTGGTCATTAAAGGGCTGAAAGACTATATCATCATAGAATCTGATAACAAATTGATTATCTACAATAAGAAAGACGAACAGGAAATCAAAGAAATCGTTGAAGAAATCAAGGAAAAGAAGGGTGAAGAATATATATAA
- a CDS encoding SUMF1/EgtB/PvdO family nonheme iron enzyme — protein sequence MKKVALIIILFSVIVSCSNYNAGELSGVQDRPDWYESQPYGMVFIPMGSFTMGPSDESASWAMTTKTQRVSVDAFWMDETEITNNEYRQFVEYVKDSILRRRLGQQIDDFLITEDQYGNPIDPPRINWETEIDPTDEAQREIINSMYYDQQDRLFGQKELDTRLLMYEYYWIDYQQAAKRSNKYNYDTQQYEGTVVNAQGEEMEIDSRQSFIMRGRTNVYPDTLVWVRDFTYSFNEPYTDLYFSHPAYDDYPVVGVNWEQARAFSIWRTKYLNDFLRSEGEGTVQDYRLPTEAEWEYAARGKLNQSPYPWGGPYTRNKEGCFLANFKPMRGNYVDDGALISQPVGTYPPNEYGLYDMAGNVSEWTSNAFDESAYFFSHDMNPNYQYHSTEDDPAAMKRKVVKGGSWKDIGYYLQNGTRTYEYKDTAKSYLGFRNVRSYLGGSEQ from the coding sequence TTGTAAGTTGTAGTAACTACAATGCCGGTGAATTAAGTGGTGTGCAGGACAGACCGGATTGGTATGAATCCCAGCCTTATGGAATGGTATTCATCCCCATGGGAAGCTTTACCATGGGCCCAAGTGATGAAAGCGCTTCATGGGCAATGACAACCAAAACGCAGAGGGTATCTGTAGATGCTTTCTGGATGGATGAAACCGAAATTACCAACAATGAGTACAGGCAATTTGTTGAATATGTAAAAGATTCCATTCTCCGCAGAAGGCTGGGACAGCAAATTGATGATTTCCTGATTACCGAAGACCAGTATGGTAATCCGATCGATCCACCCCGGATTAACTGGGAAACAGAGATTGATCCTACCGATGAAGCCCAGAGGGAAATTATCAATTCCATGTATTACGATCAGCAGGATCGGTTGTTTGGACAAAAAGAACTGGATACCCGTTTGTTGATGTATGAGTACTACTGGATCGATTATCAACAGGCAGCGAAAAGATCCAACAAATACAACTATGACACCCAGCAATACGAGGGCACTGTTGTTAATGCCCAGGGTGAAGAAATGGAGATTGACAGCAGACAGTCTTTCATAATGAGGGGTAGGACCAATGTATATCCGGATACACTGGTTTGGGTAAGGGATTTTACTTATTCGTTCAATGAGCCTTATACCGACCTTTATTTTTCCCATCCGGCTTACGATGATTATCCCGTAGTTGGAGTTAACTGGGAACAGGCAAGGGCCTTCTCTATCTGGAGAACCAAATACCTTAATGATTTCCTTCGTAGTGAGGGTGAAGGTACGGTGCAGGACTATCGTCTTCCTACAGAGGCTGAATGGGAATATGCTGCAAGGGGAAAACTTAATCAGAGTCCGTATCCCTGGGGTGGGCCTTATACCAGGAACAAAGAAGGTTGTTTTCTGGCAAATTTTAAGCCCATGAGAGGCAATTATGTAGACGACGGTGCGTTAATATCTCAACCGGTTGGTACTTATCCTCCTAATGAATATGGACTATACGATATGGCGGGTAATGTTTCGGAATGGACTTCAAATGCGTTTGATGAGTCGGCATATTTTTTCAGCCATGATATGAATCCGAATTATCAATACCATTCAACAGAAGACGATCCTGCGGCTATGAAGCGAAAAGTAGTGAAAGGTGGTTCATGGAAAGATATAGGTTATTATCTGCAAAACGGTACAAGAACCTATGAATATAAGGATACAGCCAAGTCTTATCTTGGCTTTAGAAATGTCAGATCTTATTTAGGTGGGTCTGAACAGTAA
- the gldL gene encoding gliding motility protein GldL encodes MSISKIVESAGWKKFMAKVYGFGASVVLIGALFKLQHWEGANTMLIIGLSTEALIFFFSAFEPIKEEIDWSIVYPEIAGIEEDPEEARERNRARRQAMADNPGGGNGQPAGGGGSLTKFDQMMENSEITPELFDKLGEGLKRFNQTAQQLNHVAEAGMATEEYVNNMQAASESVNLLTESYNKSKEALNQSIDQLNSVYQESANSIQNSEQYTSEQMQESGKYLADKMKESGDNIAGSYNQISENIGSNIVENTRNFNDNLEALNKNLSALNSAYELELKATSEHAKNTEGIYGEMDQMMNDLRDSAEETKKYKQQVSQLNQNLEELNMVYGNMLSAMSVMSNS; translated from the coding sequence ATGAGTATTTCAAAAATTGTTGAATCTGCCGGTTGGAAGAAATTCATGGCAAAAGTTTATGGATTTGGTGCTTCCGTTGTGCTTATCGGTGCATTGTTTAAGCTTCAGCATTGGGAAGGTGCAAACACCATGTTGATTATTGGTTTGAGCACTGAAGCCCTCATTTTCTTCTTTTCAGCTTTTGAGCCTATTAAGGAAGAGATTGACTGGTCTATTGTATACCCTGAAATTGCAGGTATCGAAGAAGACCCGGAAGAAGCCAGAGAACGGAACAGAGCCAGAAGGCAAGCCATGGCAGATAATCCCGGAGGTGGCAATGGTCAGCCTGCCGGTGGTGGAGGAAGCCTCACCAAATTTGACCAGATGATGGAAAATTCCGAGATCACACCCGAGCTTTTTGACAAATTGGGAGAAGGGTTGAAGCGGTTCAATCAAACGGCTCAACAACTGAATCACGTTGCCGAGGCCGGTATGGCCACCGAGGAATATGTTAACAACATGCAAGCCGCATCAGAATCGGTAAATCTGCTAACTGAATCGTACAATAAGTCAAAAGAAGCTCTGAATCAATCCATTGACCAGCTCAACAGTGTTTACCAGGAGTCCGCCAATTCCATCCAAAATTCGGAACAGTATACATCCGAACAGATGCAGGAGAGTGGCAAATATCTTGCCGACAAGATGAAGGAATCCGGAGATAATATTGCGGGTTCGTATAACCAGATATCTGAAAACATTGGTTCAAACATTGTAGAGAATACCCGTAATTTTAATGATAATCTGGAAGCACTTAATAAAAATCTCTCCGCATTGAATTCTGCCTATGAATTGGAGCTGAAAGCAACCAGCGAGCATGCCAAAAATACGGAGGGCATCTATGGTGAGATGGATCAAATGATGAATGATCTGAGAGATTCGGCAGAAGAAACCAAGAAATATAAACAGCAGGTTTCTCAATTGAATCAGAATCTCGAGGAGCTGAACATGGTATATGGCAATATGCTCTCAGCTATGTCTGTAATGTCGAATAGTTAA
- the gldM gene encoding gliding motility protein GldM, with protein sequence MAGGKETPRQKMIGMMYLVLTAMLALNVSAEVLDAFRLVNEGIKSTTENFSKKNEATYKEFETEVAKNEQKAREWKDKAFEVRARADSLYNYMQNLKVQMIKENQGKNIEQNKALVEEEGKVKVLHENIVGEDKWDMVTRVMIGEGFDGKAYELKEKINDFREFLLSYVDDDNTAVIDALKEGLDTSDPPASEGREQKSWEVKHFYDIPIGAVLPVMSTLQSDIRNAEAEAIQYLFNQIEAGSFSFNKLEATVIPNSSYLVQGNDYQADVFLAARDTTAPPQVLIGEWDSVRQEDGSYEVEMRRVEDTLSVVGGKGKFSRPAPQTGVHEWGGIIKLMGPDGDFIKKPFRQQYEVARPNLVISPTKMNVFYVGIPNPVSISLPSVPPNRISPSVRNGSIRQTGAGQFEVEPNNANQECVITVRAEVGGRMRSYGSKEFRVQELPTPTAQVAQKGGGDIREELLKAQTGVFAVMEDFLFDLSYEVTQFTITTTDRGGYVKTLRKEGNQFDQEVRNWFDNNLERGRKVNFEDLQAVGPDGSVKNLNPITFTIQ encoded by the coding sequence ATGGCTGGCGGAAAGGAAACTCCCAGACAGAAGATGATCGGCATGATGTATTTGGTGCTGACGGCGATGCTTGCATTGAATGTATCGGCAGAGGTTCTGGATGCATTTAGATTGGTTAATGAGGGAATAAAGAGCACTACAGAAAATTTTTCCAAAAAAAATGAGGCTACCTATAAGGAATTTGAAACAGAAGTAGCTAAAAACGAACAAAAAGCCCGGGAATGGAAGGATAAAGCTTTTGAGGTAAGAGCCAGGGCCGATAGTTTATACAATTACATGCAAAATTTGAAGGTGCAGATGATCAAGGAGAATCAGGGAAAGAATATAGAACAAAATAAGGCCCTGGTTGAAGAAGAGGGAAAAGTGAAAGTGCTGCATGAAAATATAGTGGGAGAAGATAAATGGGATATGGTAACGCGTGTAATGATCGGTGAAGGTTTTGATGGAAAAGCTTATGAGCTTAAGGAAAAGATTAATGATTTCAGGGAATTTTTATTGAGTTATGTAGATGACGATAATACAGCGGTTATTGACGCCCTGAAAGAAGGTCTGGATACATCAGACCCTCCAGCGTCTGAAGGACGTGAGCAAAAATCCTGGGAAGTCAAACATTTCTATGATATTCCTATTGGTGCAGTTTTACCTGTTATGAGTACTTTACAGTCGGATATTCGAAATGCAGAAGCTGAAGCAATACAGTATCTTTTCAATCAGATTGAGGCCGGATCCTTTTCATTCAACAAGCTAGAGGCCACAGTTATTCCTAATTCCAGTTATCTTGTTCAGGGGAATGACTATCAGGCGGATGTTTTTCTGGCTGCCAGAGATACCACCGCCCCTCCGCAGGTTTTAATTGGTGAGTGGGATAGCGTGCGACAGGAAGATGGCAGCTATGAGGTGGAAATGAGAAGGGTTGAGGATACCTTATCGGTAGTAGGCGGAAAAGGAAAATTTTCCAGGCCGGCTCCCCAAACCGGTGTTCATGAGTGGGGAGGAATCATAAAACTAATGGGTCCCGATGGAGATTTTATCAAAAAGCCATTCAGGCAACAATATGAGGTGGCCAGGCCGAATCTGGTCATATCCCCCACCAAGATGAATGTCTTTTATGTAGGCATACCCAATCCTGTAAGCATATCTCTGCCTAGTGTTCCACCCAACAGAATTTCACCCAGTGTACGGAATGGTAGCATTCGTCAAACCGGGGCAGGCCAGTTCGAAGTGGAACCTAACAATGCCAATCAGGAATGTGTGATAACCGTACGCGCTGAAGTCGGTGGACGTATGCGTTCCTATGGTTCGAAAGAGTTTAGGGTACAGGAATTGCCAACTCCTACTGCCCAGGTTGCACAAAAAGGCGGAGGGGATATTCGTGAGGAGTTACTGAAGGCTCAAACCGGTGTGTTTGCCGTTATGGAAGACTTCCTTTTTGATCTTAGTTACGAAGTTACGCAGTTTACTATTACTACGACGGATAGAGGGGGTTATGTAAAAACCCTTAGAAAGGAAGGGAATCAGTTTGATCAGGAAGTACGCAATTGGTTTGACAACAATTTAGAAAGAGGCCGGAAGGTTAACTTCGAGGACTTGCAGGCTGTTGGACCTGATGGGTCAGTTAAAAATTTAAATCCCATAACATTTACAATTCAATAA